The window ACATGTACAAGCTTGTGTTCTCATTAAAAAATTGTACACATGTACAAGCTTGTGTTCTCATTTATGTGGGCAATGAGAACACAAGCTTGTACATGTGTACAATTTTTTTAATGTGATCATGATCAATCGCAACCACCTTCTAAACGGAATATGGGGCCGCCTTGTTTGTAGATATTTTTCCAAGAGCAATGCCTTCTCATtgccataaacacaagaacaaagagCATGTGCAACTAAGTGTGAGGTGTCATCGCAAAAGCAAAAACTAAGTGTGAGGTGTTTTTGTTTTGTAACGGACGGTGGATGGATGCCAAAACCCTACGAAAAACCCCAGCTGGTTCCACCACCCCAAAAAAAATCCCATCTTTACCCCCGAACCCCAGCTATAAATCTCCCCCGCTCTCCGACTGAAGCCACCACCCATCCATCGGTCAGAAAAGAATCTACCGAGTTACCTCGGGATCATCGGTCGGCCAGCGGCGGCGCCATGGACTCGTCTCGCGTCATACTCATCCCCGGCACGCCGCCGCTGCCGTACGCCGCCTACGAgcagctgccgtcctcctccgccgACGCCAAGGGCCAGGAGGAgcagcgggccggcggcggcctgAGGTGGCGCGCGTGCGCCGCCATGCTGGCCGCCTCGGCCGTGGTGGCGCTCGTCGTGGCCGCCGCGGTCTTCGGGGACGGCGGCGCGGGCAGGGACTTGGTGGCCGCCTCCGTGCCGGCGACTCCGGCGATGGAGTTCCCGAGGAGCAGGGGCAAGGAGCACGGCGTGTCGGAGAAGACGTCCGGCGCATACTCCGCCAACGGCGGGTTCCCGTGGAGCAACGCCATGCTGCAGTGGCAGCGCACCGGCTACCATTTCCAGCCGGACAAGTACTACCAGAACGGTACATACTGCCCCAGTTCATTCTCCGTTCGATTCAATGTTCAGATccagatttctttccttttctccgGCCTTGTTTGATCCAGAAACTGACCTCTGCTTTCTGTTTGCTCGCTGGCGGCGGCATTCTCCGGCGACATCCATCCTTGCAGATCCCAACGGTAAGAAACACCTAACGAATCCATGAATCGAATATTCTTACTTGTTTAGAGATTCTCATCTGTGGAATATATTAACTTTTATTTAAAAAAAGCTGTGGAATATATTGACTGAACACATTGTGTGCATCCATCGCAGGTCCGGTGTACTACGGCGGATGGTACCACTTCTTCTACCAGTACAACCCGTCGGGCTCCGTGTGGGAGCCCCAAATCGTGTGGGGCCACGCCGTGTCCAAGGACCTCATTCACTGGCGCCACCTCCCGCCGGCCTTGGTGCCCGACCAGTGGTACGACATCAAGGGCGTCCTCACCGGCTCCATCACCGTGCTCCCCGACGGCAAGGTCGTCCTCCTCTACACGGGCAACACCGAGACGTTCGCGCAGGTGACCTGCCTCGCGGAGCCCGCCGACCCGAGCGACCCTCTCCTCCGTGAGTGGGTCAAGCACCCCGCCAACCCCGTCGTGTTCCCACCCCCCGGCATCGGCATGAAGGACTTCCGCGACCCCACCACGGCCTGGTTCGACGAGTCGGACGGCACGTGGCGCACCATCATCGGCTCCAAGAACGACTCGGACCACTCCGGCATCGTCTTCTCCTACAAGACCAAGGACTTCGTCAGCTACGAGCTGATGCCCGGGTACATGTACCGCGGCCCCAAGGGCACCGGCGAGTACGAGTGCATCGACCTCTACGCCGTCGGCGGGGGCCGCAAGGCCAGCGACATGTACAACTCGACGGCCGAGGACGTGCTGTACGTGCTCAAGGAGAGCAGCGACGACGACCGGCACGACTGGTACTCGCTGGGCCGGTTCGACGCCGCCGCCAACAAGTGGACGCCGATCGACACGGAGCTGGAGCTCGGCGTCGGGCTCCGGTACGACTGGGGCAAGTACTACGCGTCCAAGTCCTTCTACGACCCCGTGAAGCAGCGGCGCGTCGTGTGGGCGTACGTCGGCGAGACCGACTCGGAGCGCGCCGACATCACCAAGGGGTGGGCCAACCTCCAGGTAAAGCATCGCCCACCCAAACTAAAGTACATTGACACGATTGCCTTAATTTTACCTTACGTTTTATCAtgattgatcatcatcattagcttcaccGTTGGTATTGCATATTGNNNNNNNNNNNNNNNNNNNNNNNNNNNNNNNNNNNNNNNNNNNNNNNNNNNNNNNNNNNNNNNNNNNNNNNNNNNNNNNNNNNNNNNNNNNNNNNNNNNNNNNNNNNNNNNNNNNNNNNNNNNNNNNNNNNNNNNNNNNNNNNNNNNNNNNNNNNNNNNNNNNNNNNNNNNNNNNNNNNNNNNNNNNNNNNNNNNNNNNNNNNNNNNNNNNNNNNNNNNNNNNNNNNNNNNNNNNNNNNNNNNNNNNNNNNNNNNNNNNNNNNNNNNNNNNNNNNNNNNNNNNNNNNNNNNNNNNNNNNNNNNNNNNNNNNNNNNNNNNNNNNNNNNNNNNNNNNNNNNNNNNNNNNNNNNGGTGTAAGTGACGACAGTACGTAGAGCACTAGCTGTGCGGCGTCGCAGTCATGGTGTCGTTTGTCTTTTCTGTTGTGTAAAAAACTAGTAATAACGGACGGCTCTAGGCTGTGGGTTGCTCTCTGGCTGAGCTGTCAAAGGCTTCATATCTGGAGAACATGG is drawn from Triticum dicoccoides isolate Atlit2015 ecotype Zavitan chromosome 4A, WEW_v2.0, whole genome shotgun sequence and contains these coding sequences:
- the LOC119288362 gene encoding sucrose:sucrose 1-fructosyltransferase-like, with protein sequence MDSSRVILIPGTPPLPYAAYEQLPSSSADAKGQEEQRAGGGLRWRACAAMLAASAVVALVVAAAVFGDGGAGRDLVAASVPATPAMEFPRSRGKEHGVSEKTSGAYSANGGFPWSNAMLQWQRTGYHFQPDKYYQNDPNGPVYYGGWYHFFYQYNPSGSVWEPQIVWGHAVSKDLIHWRHLPPALVPDQWYDIKGVLTGSITVLPDGKVVLLYTGNTETFAQVTCLAEPADPSDPLLREWVKHPANPVVFPPPGIGMKDFRDPTTAWFDESDGTWRTIIGSKNDSDHSGIVFSYKTKDFVSYELMPGYMYRGPKGTGEYECIDLYAVGGGRKASDMYNSTAEDVLYVLKESSDDDRHDWYSLGRFDAAANKWTPIDTELELGVGLRYDWGKYYASKSFYDPVKQRRVVWAYVGETDSERADITKGWANLQSIPRTVELDEKTRTNLIQWPVEELDTLRINTTDLSGITVGAGSVVPLHLHQTAQLDIEATFRIDASAIEALNEADVSYNCTTSSGAATRGALGPFGLLVLANRALTEQTGVYFYVSKGLDGGLRTHFCHDELRSSHASDVVKRVVGSTVPVLDGEDFSVRVLVDHSIVQSFAMGGRLTATSRAYPTEAIYAAAGVYMFNNATGTSVTAEKLVVHDMDSSYNHIYTDDDLVVVN